A region from the Alnus glutinosa chromosome 5, dhAlnGlut1.1, whole genome shotgun sequence genome encodes:
- the LOC133867853 gene encoding uncharacterized protein LOC133867853 isoform X1, translated as MASSSTPATVNQDNMGISKPTNQADLANQSKNDKGNDNANMPGEKATIIQDNKEKSKATNPNPADQSRSVKGNDNANVSGQKPGFDSESKSSPTVLDICKDTIPAVMESLETLAQSKDIDKSTGDLANKLRNDLTYIRNSLKLEDNSNTLEQRIKKFEAHSNVLVDALKQGSEFEDSVTKRQAEGKQLQDKLKLLNKVVKMLKHQISSSKKLSPTDSETWYKDIDINEFHYSQVLDILPVLHVDKEFGNSLAFRDFRLVYDKLPDSRIKLCLLCFALIPENEIVKKRFMTYWWVGEGFISPQGEKADDGTDTFLSVEEVADRIFKELANKDCIEPVNEKHRFVVDSYKMNPFIRSAVILLAKEARFFDFDDKKGNPSANFKTSYRACLVNGFSQELVKSGSESDTEKLQVIFNVNEPYPDVFNLEWFSKFKNVKVLYLGRWQTSAKHHIEVESTDFLAGLKSTKLLRFLSLQGVSRITKLPHFVCKLSNLMILDLRACHNLDALPDWIGALRKLTHLDISECYLLDYMPKGICDLSELQVLKGFVISNGNSSRKNCTLVDLVKLHKLRKLSIYINTRDLDVCPLLEFNALQKLTITWGAGAFDQTKAEKNKGGAQPIMTATTPTPKNSGGNKNQDKGVPQSKAATTESPQMSEDAVKQEDGVAQPMAESSMNPENGGDNRKQDRGSGQPISATTTSSKNVGDKKTQDLGVAQPMSVTTTSSNIVGDKKTQDVGVAQPIAATAKSQHVSEDERKQNKGLAQPKTATTTTPKNCWGNKKQDKAVAHPMTDRVFKKLEKLDLKCYPFMTAPNWLLHKKLPKLEKLYIRGGYLQNLSLVQDQNDKWPNVKVLRLKFLSDFKMDWKKLRSSFPDLSYLEIFECPKLTYVPCNEKGVIRLRP; from the coding sequence CCAGGATTCGATTCTGAATCAAAGTCTTCTCCGACGGTTTTGGACATATGCAAGGACACTATCCCCGCTGTTATGGAAAGCCTGGAGACCCTGGCCCAATCCAAGGATATTGATAAGAGCACGGGCGATCTAGCCAATAAGTTAAGGAATGATCTGACTTACATAAGAAATTCCCTCAAGTTGGAGGACAATTCCAACACCTTAGAGCAACGAATCAAGAAATTCGAGGCACATTCCAATGTCCTCGTTGACGCTCTTAAACAGGGAAGCGAATTCGAAGATTCGGTAACTAAGCGTCAAGCTGAAGGCAAACAACTCCAAGACAAGCTTAAATTACTCAATAAGGTTGTCAAAATGCTGAAGCACCAGATCTCCTCGTCGAAAAAATTGTCGCCCACAGACTCCGAAACTTGGTACAAGGATATTGATATCAACGAGTTTCATTACAGCCAGGTGCTTGATATATTGCCTGTCCTACATGTTGACAAGGAATTTGGGAATAGCTTGGCTTTCCGAGACTTCCGGTTAGTATATGATAAATTGCCTGACTCCAGAATAAAGTTGTGCTTGCTGTGTTTTGCTTTAATTCCGGAAAATgagattgtgaagaagaggtttATGACATATTGGTGGGTTGGAGAAGGATTTATTAGCCCACAGGGTGAGAAAGCTGATGATGGAACCGACACCTTCTTGTCGGTTGAGGAAGTTGCTGATAGAATCTTCAAAGAGCTGGCGAACAAGGACTGCATTGAGCCCGTAAATGAGAAGCACAGGTTTGTCGTGGACAGTTATAAGATGAATCCTTTTATCCGTTCGGCGGTGATTTTGCTTGCCAAAGAAGCTAGGTTCTTTGATTTTGATGACAAAAAAGGGAATCCCAGTGCCAATTTTAAGACGTCTTACCGGGCATGTTTAGTCAATGGATTTTCTCAGGAGTTGGTGAAAAGTGGATCTGAATCGGATACAGAGAAACTGCAAGTAATATTCAACGTCAATGAGCCTTATCCTGATGTTTTCAATTTGGAGTGGTTCTCAAAGTTCAAGAATGTCAAGGTTCTTTATCTGGGAAGGTGGCAGACCTCAGCTAAGCATCATATTGAAGTAGAGAGCACTGACTTCTTGGCAGGGTTGAAAAGTACGAAACTTTTAAGGTTTCTCAGCCTTCAAGGAGTTTCTAGAATTACGAAGCTTCCTCATTTCGTGTGTAAGCTCTCAAATTTGATGATCTTGGATCTTAGAGCGTGTCACAATCTAGATGCACTTCCAGATTGGATAGGCGCACTCAGGAAGCTGACACACTTGGATATATCTGAATGTTACCTGCTAGATTACATGCCCAAAGGGATTTGTGATCTCTCTGAACTCCAGGTCCTTAAAGGGTTTGTAATCAGTAACGGGAACTCATCACGTAAAAATTGTACTCTTGTTGATTTGGTAAAATTGCATAAGCTAAGGAAATTGAGCATCTACATAAACACCAGAGATCTAGATGTGTGCCCTCTCCTAGAATTTAACGCGCTTCAAAAGCTGACAATTACTTGGGGAGCGGGAGCTTTTGATCAAACCAAAGCAGAAAAAAACAAGGGTGGAGCACAACCAATTATGACTGCAACCACCCCAACTCCGAAGAACAGTGGGGGTAACAAAAATCAAGACAAGGGTGTGCCACAATCAAAGGCAGCAACCACCGAGAGTCCACAAATGAGCGAAGATGCGGTAAAGCAAGAAGATGGTGTAGCACAGCCAATGGCAGAAAGCTCCATGAATCCAGAGAATGGTGGAGATAATAGAAAGCAAGACAGGGGTTCAGGACAACCAATATCAGCAACCACCACGAGTTCAAAGAACGTTGGAGATAAGAAAACTCAAGACCTGGGTGTGGCACAACCAATGTCAGTTACCACCACGAGTTCAAATATAGTTGGAGATAAGAAAACACAAGACGTGGGTGTGGCACAACCAATTGCAGCAACCGCCAAGAGTCAACATGTGAGTGAAGATGAGAGAAAGCAAAACAAGGGTCTAGCACAACCAAAGACTGCAACCACCACAACTCCAAAGAACTGTTGGGGTAACAAAAAACAAGACAAGGCTGTAGCACACCCAATGACAGATAGAGTTTTTAAGAAACTAGAGAAATTGGATTTGAAGTGTTACCCTTTTATGACAGCACCCAATTGGTTGCTGCATAAAAAACTTCCGAAGCTAGAGAAACTCTACATCAGAGGAGGGTACCTCCAAAATCTAAGTCTAGTTCAGGATCAGAATGACAAGTGGCCGAATGTTAAGGTACTACGCCTTAAGTTCTTGAGTGACTTTAAAATGGATTGGAAAAAGCTCCGGTCATCATTTCCAGATTTGAGTTACTTGGAGATATTCGAATGCCCTAAACTTACTTACGTTCCGTGTAATGAGAAGGGAGTTATAAGGTTAAGGCCATGA
- the LOC133867853 gene encoding uncharacterized protein LOC133867853 isoform X2, with amino-acid sequence MASSSTPATVNQDNMGISKPTNQADLANQSKNDKGNDNANMPGEKPGFDSESKSSPTVLDICKDTIPAVMESLETLAQSKDIDKSTGDLANKLRNDLTYIRNSLKLEDNSNTLEQRIKKFEAHSNVLVDALKQGSEFEDSVTKRQAEGKQLQDKLKLLNKVVKMLKHQISSSKKLSPTDSETWYKDIDINEFHYSQVLDILPVLHVDKEFGNSLAFRDFRLVYDKLPDSRIKLCLLCFALIPENEIVKKRFMTYWWVGEGFISPQGEKADDGTDTFLSVEEVADRIFKELANKDCIEPVNEKHRFVVDSYKMNPFIRSAVILLAKEARFFDFDDKKGNPSANFKTSYRACLVNGFSQELVKSGSESDTEKLQVIFNVNEPYPDVFNLEWFSKFKNVKVLYLGRWQTSAKHHIEVESTDFLAGLKSTKLLRFLSLQGVSRITKLPHFVCKLSNLMILDLRACHNLDALPDWIGALRKLTHLDISECYLLDYMPKGICDLSELQVLKGFVISNGNSSRKNCTLVDLVKLHKLRKLSIYINTRDLDVCPLLEFNALQKLTITWGAGAFDQTKAEKNKGGAQPIMTATTPTPKNSGGNKNQDKGVPQSKAATTESPQMSEDAVKQEDGVAQPMAESSMNPENGGDNRKQDRGSGQPISATTTSSKNVGDKKTQDLGVAQPMSVTTTSSNIVGDKKTQDVGVAQPIAATAKSQHVSEDERKQNKGLAQPKTATTTTPKNCWGNKKQDKAVAHPMTDRVFKKLEKLDLKCYPFMTAPNWLLHKKLPKLEKLYIRGGYLQNLSLVQDQNDKWPNVKVLRLKFLSDFKMDWKKLRSSFPDLSYLEIFECPKLTYVPCNEKGVIRLRP; translated from the coding sequence CCAGGATTCGATTCTGAATCAAAGTCTTCTCCGACGGTTTTGGACATATGCAAGGACACTATCCCCGCTGTTATGGAAAGCCTGGAGACCCTGGCCCAATCCAAGGATATTGATAAGAGCACGGGCGATCTAGCCAATAAGTTAAGGAATGATCTGACTTACATAAGAAATTCCCTCAAGTTGGAGGACAATTCCAACACCTTAGAGCAACGAATCAAGAAATTCGAGGCACATTCCAATGTCCTCGTTGACGCTCTTAAACAGGGAAGCGAATTCGAAGATTCGGTAACTAAGCGTCAAGCTGAAGGCAAACAACTCCAAGACAAGCTTAAATTACTCAATAAGGTTGTCAAAATGCTGAAGCACCAGATCTCCTCGTCGAAAAAATTGTCGCCCACAGACTCCGAAACTTGGTACAAGGATATTGATATCAACGAGTTTCATTACAGCCAGGTGCTTGATATATTGCCTGTCCTACATGTTGACAAGGAATTTGGGAATAGCTTGGCTTTCCGAGACTTCCGGTTAGTATATGATAAATTGCCTGACTCCAGAATAAAGTTGTGCTTGCTGTGTTTTGCTTTAATTCCGGAAAATgagattgtgaagaagaggtttATGACATATTGGTGGGTTGGAGAAGGATTTATTAGCCCACAGGGTGAGAAAGCTGATGATGGAACCGACACCTTCTTGTCGGTTGAGGAAGTTGCTGATAGAATCTTCAAAGAGCTGGCGAACAAGGACTGCATTGAGCCCGTAAATGAGAAGCACAGGTTTGTCGTGGACAGTTATAAGATGAATCCTTTTATCCGTTCGGCGGTGATTTTGCTTGCCAAAGAAGCTAGGTTCTTTGATTTTGATGACAAAAAAGGGAATCCCAGTGCCAATTTTAAGACGTCTTACCGGGCATGTTTAGTCAATGGATTTTCTCAGGAGTTGGTGAAAAGTGGATCTGAATCGGATACAGAGAAACTGCAAGTAATATTCAACGTCAATGAGCCTTATCCTGATGTTTTCAATTTGGAGTGGTTCTCAAAGTTCAAGAATGTCAAGGTTCTTTATCTGGGAAGGTGGCAGACCTCAGCTAAGCATCATATTGAAGTAGAGAGCACTGACTTCTTGGCAGGGTTGAAAAGTACGAAACTTTTAAGGTTTCTCAGCCTTCAAGGAGTTTCTAGAATTACGAAGCTTCCTCATTTCGTGTGTAAGCTCTCAAATTTGATGATCTTGGATCTTAGAGCGTGTCACAATCTAGATGCACTTCCAGATTGGATAGGCGCACTCAGGAAGCTGACACACTTGGATATATCTGAATGTTACCTGCTAGATTACATGCCCAAAGGGATTTGTGATCTCTCTGAACTCCAGGTCCTTAAAGGGTTTGTAATCAGTAACGGGAACTCATCACGTAAAAATTGTACTCTTGTTGATTTGGTAAAATTGCATAAGCTAAGGAAATTGAGCATCTACATAAACACCAGAGATCTAGATGTGTGCCCTCTCCTAGAATTTAACGCGCTTCAAAAGCTGACAATTACTTGGGGAGCGGGAGCTTTTGATCAAACCAAAGCAGAAAAAAACAAGGGTGGAGCACAACCAATTATGACTGCAACCACCCCAACTCCGAAGAACAGTGGGGGTAACAAAAATCAAGACAAGGGTGTGCCACAATCAAAGGCAGCAACCACCGAGAGTCCACAAATGAGCGAAGATGCGGTAAAGCAAGAAGATGGTGTAGCACAGCCAATGGCAGAAAGCTCCATGAATCCAGAGAATGGTGGAGATAATAGAAAGCAAGACAGGGGTTCAGGACAACCAATATCAGCAACCACCACGAGTTCAAAGAACGTTGGAGATAAGAAAACTCAAGACCTGGGTGTGGCACAACCAATGTCAGTTACCACCACGAGTTCAAATATAGTTGGAGATAAGAAAACACAAGACGTGGGTGTGGCACAACCAATTGCAGCAACCGCCAAGAGTCAACATGTGAGTGAAGATGAGAGAAAGCAAAACAAGGGTCTAGCACAACCAAAGACTGCAACCACCACAACTCCAAAGAACTGTTGGGGTAACAAAAAACAAGACAAGGCTGTAGCACACCCAATGACAGATAGAGTTTTTAAGAAACTAGAGAAATTGGATTTGAAGTGTTACCCTTTTATGACAGCACCCAATTGGTTGCTGCATAAAAAACTTCCGAAGCTAGAGAAACTCTACATCAGAGGAGGGTACCTCCAAAATCTAAGTCTAGTTCAGGATCAGAATGACAAGTGGCCGAATGTTAAGGTACTACGCCTTAAGTTCTTGAGTGACTTTAAAATGGATTGGAAAAAGCTCCGGTCATCATTTCCAGATTTGAGTTACTTGGAGATATTCGAATGCCCTAAACTTACTTACGTTCCGTGTAATGAGAAGGGAGTTATAAGGTTAAGGCCATGA